The window AGCGACAGGGCATAATGACTCTGCAAGCTACCTGGCACCCTCTGTAGTTGTACGGCCAGGGCCAGTGGCCGCGCAGAGGCTCGCATATTCTCTGACAGTGCGTGTAGCCGCGTTGGCATTCGGCGCAGCAGATGCCCTGGTGGTCCAGCATGGAGTCAAAGGTCACAGCGCCTCCGTCGCCGTCGCCCGTCGCCGTCCCCGTGCCGCCGCCGCGCTGCAAGTTTTTCAAGCGGTGTTAATTTTGATGAGcgatcttttttaaaattcatgctCATTTGCAATTTAGATcgtctgaagaagaagaagggggaaaaaaaagtccaaaactcTCATCCGGCCAAACATGTGACTGGGGTTCTCTTAGGCATGATGAATTTTTATAAGCATTGGGAGTTTTCGAGTGACTTTTCTAAGTTCGACAACTTGGGTCGAGCAGCTGTTGCCCGGGTGACCTGCGTTTACGGCTACGAACGCCACACCCTCACCTCATCGCCGCTAACTAGATACGGAATGTCCCAGTTTTATGCATTCCCGCTCTATAAAACATCGaccttcattcctttccttgtCAGGACTACTTTCCGTTATTAATATCTTTCTATCCACTGATGATCCCCATCCTCGggggtttattttctttccacCTACCTACCCACCCATCCCATCTTTTCATTCCGTCTCCAAGAGTTTCGATAACAATTTCTTTCCCGCCATCCTTTGTAACGAGGGAGGACGCATGCAAACGGGGTCGTGCGTGAAAGTGTTGACAAAACAGCAAAGTTTTAAAGGCTGATGTTGCTGCGGGGCTCGGTAAACGCCTCGCGATGGCTCATGTAAAATTCAGCAGCTCTGAAGCTTTGGTTTGGAGCGCGACGCGCTCTACTCACATGATACGGGTTCTCGGGGTTGAATCCCGATCCCGTATCCGAATGAAGCCCTTCCTCTCCTCCGCCTTCCCCCGGCTCGGAGGAGTCCTCCTTTCCCGTCACCTCCAGCACCTCCACGCGGGACTGCCGCTTGGCCCGCTGCgagtccctcctcctcctcttccttttcaTCCCATCTGTCAGGGCGGCCGCAAGAGGCGAGAGTATTGGGTCAGTGTTTGCGAGACGCCCGCCGTGTCCTCCCGAGTGCAATCCTACGCGGGGCCCGACCTCCTCAGACGTGGTGAATTATTCAATTAGCAGCAGTGATATGAAGCGTCCTTGCATATTTCATTAAGTATTCTTATTTTTTCCTCCATACAATACAtcagcctttgtttgtaattcatTTGACATGTGTTTAACTCATTTTTCTGACTGGCACAAGTCAAGTACAACAACCGAGACCCGGGTAAACCACCGGGAGCTTCGGAATGGTGAGGCGTCAAACCGCGTATGTGGGGCTTCGAACCACCAGCAATCCCGCAGTACAAACACAACAATCGTTTGTTATTCAGTTGATTTCGTTTCAGCACAAGAAGTAATGTAGACCCACAGAAATGTGCATATTATTAGCGCTGGGTGGCATTTGCTGCGATTGAGTCAATTAGTGAGATTTGTATCATGGTAAAAAGTCACGTCAGTCATTGAGAATATGAATGCACATAATTTAGCGCGCTACGGATAGTGTCGATGTCAATATTTGACGTTGGTGTATCGCGACTGTCCAAAGTGATAACATTGTGATGTATTGTATtctgatatacagtgaagaaaataagtatttgaacaccctgctatgttgcaggttctcccgcttagaaatcagggaggggtctgaaattttcaagcaatcattagaaaatggaagaagctaaacataactgTCAATCtctatcggagtggagccccatgcgagatatcactttgtggggtcccaatgatccttagaaaggtgaggaatcagcccagggctacacgacaggacttggtcagtgacctgaaaagagctgggaccaccgtttccaaggggactcttcgtaatacactaagatgtcatggtttgagaTCACGCATGGCGtggaaggttctcctgcttaaaccaacacgtcaaggcccatctcaagtttgccaatgaccatttggacgatacagaggagtcatgggagaaggttttgtggtcagatgagaccaaaatggaactttttggtcataattccactaactgtgtttggaggaagacaaatgttgagttccatcccaagaacaccatccctactgtgaagcatgggggtggtagcatgatgcattggggctgtttttctgcacgtgggacaggacgactgcactgtattaaggagaggatgatggcggccatttattgtgagatttaggggaacaacctctttccctcagtcagagcattgcagatgggtcgtggctgggtctttcaacatgacaatgacccgaagcacacagccaggaaaaccaaggagtggctccataaggagcatatcaaggttctggcgtggcctagccagtctccagacctaaacccaagagaaaattttgggatggagctgaaactccgtgtttctcagcgacagcccggaaacagagaagatctgtgtggaggagtgggccataaTCCCTCCTgccgtgtgtgcaaacctggtgaacaactacagggaaatgtttaacctctgtaattgcaaacaaaggctactgtaccgaatattaacattgtttttctcaggtgttcaaatactcatttgcagctgtatcatacaaataaatcattaaaaaaatcatgcattgtgatttctggatttttcttttaacacgatctctctcacagtggacaataCAAAATTGATCCTGCCATTTACGTATTGGGCTGGCAGTTTTGTGGCAGGAAAGCAGAACCAGCAGCAGAAAGTGCAGATAGCAActaaaacaacagtttcaagattcacttaaaaaaaattaaacgacAGATTTAATTACAGTTACCTTGAAGTACAAGTAAGTATGCCATCCATTATGCCATTCATTGTTCTCATAACATGTTCAGTCTCAGCcagttcattattttattagGATTGCATTGATGTTTGTAAACCTTCCAGTTCTAGGTTAATAACTGCCAATTATTTTTCTTAGGAAAATCAAATGGATTTTCTCGCATTTTGGAAAATAGTTCTTCATGTGTTGCCTGAAGTTCAAAGACGCGGCAACGAGTGAGGTCAGCGCGTAGCGAGGAATCGATGGACCTCCGTCAACCTCTTCCCACGCgggattaatgttgcatgtttggcTTTTTCTCTGGATGTCGGTGAAGGCGATGATTATTTGGACGAGCTGTACAgtcggggagggggagggggggggacatccGCCAGAAGTTACCGTGAAATTACATTGGAAGCAGCGTCCATGTACTTTTGGGTAGCGTTAGCGAGGTCTGTTCTTGCGTTTATTTGGGTAGGTTGttactttccatttttcttagctGTCTTTACAAAGTGGTTATTGACCACCATGAAGCTATGACTTTAATTTGGATTTCTAGTAACTGGCGTCTTGGCTTCTAAGTTAGTTTCTCGCGCTAGCCACCGAATCTCTCTCCAGATTGGAAGGTGGTCTCGCTTCTTCAATTCCAAATAAAATAACGATCCAGTGGGGCACTTCCCCCAATGCAGACTTCCGTTGGGAAAAGCTATGAAAGACTTTTGAAATAGACCAAAGTGTGCCATATgaggtcaggttttttttttttttttcccccagacttTGTAGTTTTGTGTGTCACTTAATGAAAGCAAACCTTTGGGAATGAGCGGTTGGAGCCAGTAAATAGGTAGCTCCCCGCACAGAGCCAGAATCTTGGGGCTCAAGAAAGCgacgtccttcagcggctgctctGAAGAAACCCAAACGAGGAACTCATCGTCGAACTTCAC of the Syngnathoides biaculeatus isolate LvHL_M chromosome 14, ASM1980259v1, whole genome shotgun sequence genome contains:
- the cnmd gene encoding leukocyte cell-derived chemotaxin 1 — translated: MSRLTSCVERSQVYSAHYSMNINGEVTEGFVEIDSDDDVERFKTGSGDEEAVEIRDFQSGITAIRFFGGEKCYIKSQIKGNLPPLGADNKDSLMSDPTDDGMPVKFDDEFLVWVSSEQPLKDVAFLSPKILALCGELPIYWLQPLIPKDGMKRKRRRRDSQRAKRQSRVEVLEVTGKEDSSEPGEGGGEEGLHSDTGSGFNPENPYHRGGGTGTATGDGDGGAVTFDSMLDHQGICCAECQRGYTHCQRICEPLRGHWPWPYNYRGCQVACRVIMPCRWWVARILGIV